A window from Cerasicoccus sp. TK19100 encodes these proteins:
- a CDS encoding hybrid sensor histidine kinase/response regulator, producing the protein MTDLSPDPRILLIEDDPGTHILIKSRVIRLGMKFTGAMSGQDALQIIQEADEPFDLILLDYILQDTNAEEFITDHWDEIGRPPFMVLTGYGDERLAVKLMKLGAEDYIVKDADFLDHLQSAIERTMRHVSERHLLGKTERQLKESEERLHLAVQSAGLSIWDINIREMNAIVCERWRKLMGNTLPPNPVPLDTLHEAIHEEDAEAFHKRWETFLEHFDKGQHFGAEFRVNTPDAEVRWVEAQWIQADSEDATRAICTLHDVTARKKFDEVEQQLRRAQRVDMLGTLAGGIAHDFNNVLASIVGYNELTQRNPGDKDYVLKNAQYISEAAKRAREIIDQILLFSRREAPEIRSVNLVSIVEEAIRFIRAVVPPDVQLVHQFEIQEAMIEANSGQISQVLVNLLTNAIHAMNGREGSIYVTISEVEISHSPGEALNHIVRQGYRVDVRDEGPGVPEHLLETIFEPFFSTKKAGEGTGLGLATSKGIINSHGGRIQVQSELDVGACFSIILPRGTPPEQEEQSLPAVDFEPSSLRILLVDDEVALAEVTTQLLMLHGYEVDAYHDPVQALRNCEVNREEYDIAICDFSMPRLNGLELFAELHKLMPNLPGVLITGNMNDSYETTVLENDRLTLLRKPYSHDDLITAMVQILPAEVAAQKSVGAD; encoded by the coding sequence ATGACAGACCTATCCCCAGACCCTAGAATCTTGCTGATCGAGGACGATCCGGGTACTCACATTTTGATTAAGAGTCGGGTTATCCGATTGGGGATGAAGTTCACCGGTGCAATGAGTGGGCAGGATGCCCTGCAGATCATTCAAGAAGCAGATGAGCCGTTCGACCTGATTCTGCTCGACTACATTCTGCAGGATACCAATGCGGAAGAGTTTATTACCGATCATTGGGATGAGATTGGTCGGCCGCCGTTTATGGTGCTGACCGGTTATGGCGACGAGCGCCTCGCGGTGAAATTAATGAAGCTGGGGGCCGAGGATTATATCGTCAAAGACGCCGATTTCCTCGATCACCTGCAGTCTGCCATTGAGCGTACGATGCGACATGTGTCGGAGCGTCATCTGCTGGGTAAGACTGAGAGGCAGCTCAAAGAAAGTGAGGAGCGGCTGCATCTGGCAGTGCAATCGGCGGGACTCTCTATCTGGGATATTAATATCCGCGAGATGAATGCGATCGTCTGTGAGCGATGGCGAAAGCTGATGGGTAATACGCTGCCACCGAACCCCGTGCCGCTGGACACGCTGCATGAGGCGATTCACGAGGAAGACGCAGAGGCGTTCCACAAGCGTTGGGAAACCTTTCTTGAACACTTTGATAAGGGGCAGCACTTTGGTGCCGAGTTCCGTGTGAACACGCCCGATGCCGAAGTCCGCTGGGTGGAAGCCCAATGGATACAAGCTGATAGTGAAGACGCCACACGCGCGATTTGCACGCTGCACGATGTGACTGCCCGCAAGAAATTTGATGAGGTGGAGCAGCAACTGCGCCGCGCTCAGCGTGTCGATATGCTGGGGACGCTCGCAGGCGGCATTGCTCATGACTTCAACAATGTCCTGGCCTCAATCGTGGGTTACAATGAGCTGACCCAGCGAAATCCGGGCGATAAAGATTACGTTCTAAAAAACGCTCAATACATCAGCGAGGCCGCGAAGCGCGCCCGTGAAATTATTGATCAAATTCTGCTGTTTAGCCGCCGGGAAGCGCCGGAAATTCGATCCGTCAATTTGGTGTCCATTGTCGAGGAAGCGATCCGCTTTATTCGCGCCGTCGTTCCGCCTGATGTGCAGCTCGTTCATCAGTTTGAGATTCAGGAGGCCATGATTGAGGCGAACTCCGGGCAAATCTCGCAGGTATTGGTTAATTTGCTAACCAACGCCATCCATGCGATGAATGGACGCGAAGGCTCCATCTACGTGACAATCAGTGAAGTGGAGATCAGTCATTCGCCGGGAGAGGCCTTGAATCACATTGTGAGGCAGGGGTATCGGGTTGATGTGCGCGACGAAGGCCCAGGTGTTCCCGAGCATTTGCTGGAAACTATTTTTGAACCATTTTTCAGCACGAAGAAGGCAGGGGAGGGCACCGGTCTGGGCTTGGCAACTTCCAAGGGGATTATCAACTCCCATGGTGGCCGTATTCAGGTGCAGAGTGAGCTCGATGTTGGTGCTTGCTTCAGCATTATTTTACCGCGTGGTACACCGCCCGAGCAGGAAGAGCAATCGCTCCCTGCGGTCGATTTCGAGCCCAGTTCGCTGCGAATCCTTTTGGTGGATGACGAAGTCGCCCTTGCTGAAGTGACGACTCAGCTGCTCATGTTGCATGGCTATGAGGTGGACGCCTATCACGATCCAGTGCAGGCCCTGCGAAACTGTGAGGTGAACCGCGAAGAATATGACATAGCCATTTGCGATTTCAGCATGCCGCGACTCAATGGCTTGGAGCTCTTCGCGGAGTTGCACAAGCTGATGCCGAATTTGCCGGGTGTCCTGATCACCGGCAACATGAATGACTCCTACGAGACGACGGTCCTGGAAAATGATCGGCTGACATTGCTGCGAAAGCCATACTCCCATGACGACCTGATCACCGCTATGGTGCAGATACTACCGGCGGAGGTGGCAGCCCAAAAAAGTGTGGGCGCAGATTGA
- a CDS encoding response regulator, translated as MNTEVTIIIADDDAGHRRLMQRNLKRFKIANDILEFEDGLSLLNFFKKAQENGSLSNTAFVVFLDIRMPKLTGVEVLQQMKADPYLKRIPIIMVSTMDDPDEVARCHELGCSNYVTKPVDYDAFVQAVQNLGLFLSVVQIPRLA; from the coding sequence ATGAACACTGAAGTCACCATCATTATTGCCGATGATGACGCTGGGCATCGCCGGCTGATGCAGCGCAATTTAAAACGGTTTAAAATCGCCAACGATATCCTGGAATTCGAAGACGGGCTGAGCTTGCTGAACTTTTTCAAGAAGGCGCAGGAAAATGGCAGTCTGTCCAATACTGCTTTTGTGGTCTTTCTCGATATTCGCATGCCCAAGTTGACCGGGGTCGAGGTGCTGCAACAAATGAAGGCAGACCCTTATCTGAAGCGTATTCCAATCATTATGGTCAGCACCATGGATGACCCCGACGAAGTCGCGCGCTGCCACGAACTCGGCTGCAGCAACTACGTGACCAAGCCCGTTGATTATGATGCCTTTGTGCAGGCCGTCCAAAATTTAGGGCTTTTCTTATCTGTGGTACAGATCCCACGACTCGCCTAA
- a CDS encoding FAD-dependent oxidoreductase, with product METYDIVVIGGGPAGFPAAIQAARMGARALLVEKSGQLGGTTTLNRVSFPGIFHAWGRQIIAGIGWDVVKRTVELEGGELPDFSAPPEQQWRHQVRLCPVLMAALIDEDLRMSGCELMLHTMPAAIEKSDEHWRIQLCGKEGLFAVQSKWIIDATGDANAAHLAGCPLKPRNEKLQPGTLVFSFDGYDPQNIDIDALNKVALSARANGELEPGDFGWHGDSLAHLVHSRGKNSIHTTGIDAFTSAGKTTAELKSRAALLRVFRFLKTQPGFENLSVAWAAPECGVRETRIIDGESTITYEDYLHGKRWPDAVSYSYYPIDLHTDHGLRKEMLAEGVVSTIPLSAMIPRGVGQFLAAGRCASGDQLANSAYRVQGTCMGMGQAAGAVAALASQVGITNAQQVDYAKIRQAVVAEGAIFPD from the coding sequence ATGGAAACATACGACATCGTAGTCATCGGCGGAGGCCCGGCCGGGTTCCCCGCCGCGATACAAGCAGCCCGGATGGGTGCCCGCGCTCTGCTCGTGGAAAAGAGCGGCCAACTGGGTGGCACCACAACGCTAAACCGCGTGTCCTTTCCCGGGATATTCCATGCCTGGGGGCGGCAGATTATTGCGGGGATCGGCTGGGACGTCGTCAAGCGAACCGTCGAGCTGGAGGGCGGCGAGCTGCCGGACTTTTCGGCTCCACCCGAACAGCAATGGCGGCACCAAGTGAGGCTTTGCCCGGTCCTGATGGCGGCGCTGATCGATGAAGACCTGCGCATGTCCGGCTGCGAGCTAATGCTCCACACGATGCCCGCCGCCATTGAAAAAAGCGACGAACACTGGCGCATCCAGCTGTGCGGCAAGGAGGGGCTCTTTGCGGTGCAAAGCAAGTGGATCATCGACGCCACGGGCGATGCCAACGCCGCGCATCTGGCGGGCTGCCCGCTCAAACCGCGAAATGAAAAGCTCCAGCCCGGCACGCTCGTTTTTAGCTTCGACGGCTACGACCCGCAAAACATCGACATCGACGCGCTCAACAAGGTGGCCTTGAGCGCGCGCGCAAACGGCGAGCTTGAGCCCGGCGACTTTGGTTGGCACGGGGATTCGCTCGCGCATCTGGTCCATTCTCGCGGCAAGAACTCCATCCACACGACCGGCATCGACGCCTTTACCAGCGCAGGCAAAACCACTGCCGAGCTGAAAAGCCGGGCAGCTCTGCTGCGCGTCTTCCGTTTTTTGAAGACACAGCCGGGCTTTGAAAATTTATCCGTTGCCTGGGCGGCCCCCGAGTGCGGGGTGCGCGAAACGCGGATCATCGACGGCGAGTCGACCATCACCTACGAAGACTACTTGCACGGCAAGCGCTGGCCCGACGCGGTGAGCTACAGCTACTACCCCATCGACCTCCACACCGACCACGGTCTGCGCAAGGAAATGCTTGCAGAAGGCGTTGTGTCGACGATCCCGCTGTCGGCAATGATTCCGCGGGGCGTGGGGCAATTTTTGGCCGCCGGGCGCTGCGCCTCGGGTGATCAGTTGGCCAATTCCGCCTACCGCGTGCAGGGCACTTGCATGGGCATGGGGCAAGCCGCGGGCGCGGTTGCCGCCCTCGCCAGCCAAGTCGGGATTACCAATGCTCAGCAAGTGGATTACGCCAAAATCCGGCAGGCAGTCGTGGCGGAGGGCGCGATATTCCCCGATTAA
- a CDS encoding pentapeptide repeat-containing protein, whose product MDKKKRKFLSKWSALSDRQEILHLARAHGFERDGKVVIENCSITTQREEVDLSGHIFKNVSFGHSRFVNCNGEGSVFDSCKFSGSWIAAEKEIKCSWAGAQFANCEFESTSFGPRTLILEGTSFSRCKLVECNFRTGNLPKSEFLDCHLDYTTFRQAILDESSFEGSTLNKVSFEKTELINIDFTNAIFINMDFWGPLDLSKCKGANKTR is encoded by the coding sequence ATGGATAAGAAGAAAAGAAAGTTCCTCTCAAAGTGGTCTGCTTTATCTGACCGACAAGAGATACTTCACCTTGCAAGGGCGCATGGATTTGAACGCGATGGCAAAGTAGTCATTGAAAATTGCTCCATCACTACCCAAAGAGAGGAAGTCGATCTCTCCGGCCACATCTTCAAAAATGTTTCCTTTGGTCACTCTCGATTCGTAAACTGCAATGGAGAGGGATCTGTTTTTGACTCATGTAAGTTTTCCGGATCATGGATAGCTGCTGAGAAAGAAATTAAGTGCTCATGGGCTGGCGCTCAGTTCGCGAACTGCGAGTTTGAATCCACATCTTTTGGTCCACGAACACTGATTTTAGAAGGAACGAGTTTCTCACGCTGTAAGCTAGTAGAGTGCAATTTCAGGACGGGGAACCTTCCGAAGTCAGAATTCCTAGATTGCCATCTGGACTATACTACTTTTCGTCAAGCGATACTCGATGAATCCTCATTCGAAGGTTCTACTCTTAATAAGGTGAGTTTCGAAAAGACAGAATTAATCAACATCGACTTCACGAACGCGATTTTCATCAACATGGACTTCTGGGGGCCACTAGACCTCTCTAAATGCAAAGGAGCCAACAAGACGAGATAG
- a CDS encoding FAD-dependent oxidoreductase: MQKQTVHEPARETPVVGDFDLCVLGGSCTGVFAAIRAARLGLSVAIVEKMGCFGGVATLSLVNVWHTPLDEAFKTRIFSGLSQEIIDRLKQRDTVNENLANASVAWRFNSSEMQIELDELIIEHGITPWLHTSFVAPVIENEQLTGVIVENKSGRQAIKARFFIDATGDGDLCQRLGLETYIAARRQPSTTCASFSNWDKLQNETDWGALLRMHGEEFNLPQGFAWGGKVPGSDVFMLAGTRVYDNCSDAEGFTRAEIEGRRQVRAIHDIFRKYANGNQLALQSLPARIGIRETRHVRCLHQLTGEEVLHGKRFDDAIANGSYRVDIHHDNKPGLTFRYLDGREVYARPGYPQEQGRWRAETRDNPTYYQIPYRSLVPQGPFGNLLAAGRFIDADTEAHGAIRVMVNMNQTGEAAGVAAYLALKHKQCAREIDPAKIRRALADGGSIML; this comes from the coding sequence ATGCAAAAGCAAACCGTCCATGAGCCCGCAAGAGAAACCCCCGTCGTTGGAGATTTCGATCTTTGTGTGCTGGGTGGGTCGTGCACGGGCGTCTTTGCGGCGATTCGTGCGGCGCGGCTAGGGCTGTCCGTCGCGATCGTTGAAAAGATGGGCTGCTTTGGCGGCGTGGCAACGCTGTCACTGGTCAATGTCTGGCACACGCCGCTCGACGAAGCGTTCAAAACACGAATTTTTTCCGGACTGAGTCAGGAGATCATAGACCGCCTCAAGCAGCGCGACACGGTCAACGAAAACCTGGCCAATGCCAGCGTCGCCTGGCGCTTCAACTCGAGTGAGATGCAGATCGAGCTGGACGAACTTATCATTGAGCACGGCATCACGCCTTGGCTCCATACTTCGTTTGTCGCGCCGGTCATTGAGAACGAGCAGTTAACCGGCGTCATTGTGGAAAACAAAAGTGGCCGCCAGGCAATCAAGGCGCGGTTCTTCATCGACGCCACCGGCGATGGCGACCTTTGCCAGCGACTCGGTTTGGAAACCTACATTGCCGCGCGCCGCCAGCCCTCAACCACCTGCGCCTCCTTCAGCAACTGGGATAAGCTACAAAACGAAACCGACTGGGGTGCCCTACTCCGTATGCACGGTGAAGAGTTTAACCTGCCGCAGGGCTTTGCATGGGGTGGCAAGGTTCCCGGCTCAGACGTTTTCATGCTCGCAGGCACGCGCGTTTACGACAACTGCTCCGATGCCGAGGGCTTTACCCGCGCCGAGATTGAAGGCCGTCGTCAAGTCCGCGCGATCCACGACATTTTCCGTAAATACGCCAACGGCAACCAACTCGCCCTGCAGTCCCTACCCGCGCGCATCGGCATTCGCGAAACACGCCACGTGCGCTGCCTGCACCAGCTAACCGGCGAGGAAGTGCTCCACGGCAAGCGCTTCGACGACGCCATTGCCAACGGCAGTTACCGCGTGGACATCCACCACGACAACAAACCCGGCCTCACCTTTCGCTATCTCGATGGTCGCGAAGTGTACGCCCGCCCCGGCTATCCGCAGGAGCAAGGCCGCTGGCGCGCTGAAACGCGCGACAACCCGACCTACTACCAGATCCCGTATCGCTCACTCGTGCCCCAGGGGCCGTTTGGCAACCTGCTTGCGGCCGGGCGCTTCATCGATGCCGACACCGAAGCCCACGGTGCCATCCGCGTCATGGTCAACATGAACCAAACCGGCGAAGCCGCCGGAGTGGCCGCCTACCTTGCTCTAAAGCATAAGCAATGCGCACGCGAAATCGACCCCGCCAAGATTCGTCGCGCGCTGGCCGACGGCGGCTCGATCATGCTTTAG
- a CDS encoding DUF6882 domain-containing protein, whose protein sequence is MSLFKNIFGKKVADQITPKRDREYNEYLVERVKEVEELNSNLSQQYGLGSYERWDIDQEVGDLLFSNAGEVQLSCKVVILGSYSSVSETWMWGWANPSLLDHLTKDTERLIEYGEQHNISDLTEPKTEATEDEAWALSAFACRILGGRGLYRGPTGNGFIIMMITELTKANKTR, encoded by the coding sequence ATGAGCCTATTTAAAAACATATTTGGCAAGAAGGTTGCCGATCAAATCACTCCCAAGCGAGATCGAGAATATAACGAGTATTTGGTCGAACGGGTCAAAGAGGTCGAAGAGCTCAACTCCAATCTATCTCAACAGTATGGATTAGGAAGCTATGAGCGCTGGGACATAGACCAAGAAGTTGGAGATCTGCTATTTTCCAATGCTGGAGAAGTTCAGTTAAGCTGCAAAGTCGTGATTTTGGGATCATACTCTAGCGTATCGGAGACATGGATGTGGGGATGGGCAAACCCATCCCTTCTAGATCATCTCACTAAAGATACCGAAAGGTTAATTGAATATGGTGAACAGCACAATATCTCTGATCTAACTGAACCTAAAACGGAAGCGACTGAAGATGAGGCATGGGCATTATCCGCCTTCGCGTGCAGAATCCTTGGGGGACGTGGGCTGTATCGAGGTCCCACAGGAAATGGTTTTATCATCATGATGATTACTGAACTTACCAAAGCGAACAAGACGAGATAG
- a CDS encoding DUF4034 domain-containing protein yields MKGFLPIPLLASALLLTAGCDFDFKGFIKPDDTRPGPVEHIDADERRQAALLTPTLGPIMKEVRLFRADVRSSFENGNYEALDQQAGELAEGKQVFDNGSWKIHQFYVGIGERFGRSEDQFLHDKRRLERWMEQRPDSTTARIAYADFLTEYAWHARGSGYASTVTNEGWRKFGSRLQEANEVLSPMWDSENLDPYWGSVMLRIALGQGWDAGDYRKLMSYLHASYPKYWGYDVSRAYSLLPRWHGEEGDWERFAKITSERPDGLGSEVYARIIIRMAGFYGNIYRETDAQWAPTKEGLEILLEKYPDSLTILNSAARVAVLGNDQEMAKALFEKIEDNYVDSCWKNTEQFVHYRTWARTGNW; encoded by the coding sequence ATGAAAGGTTTTCTTCCTATTCCCTTACTGGCTTCGGCGCTTCTCTTGACCGCTGGCTGTGACTTTGATTTTAAGGGCTTCATCAAACCAGATGATACTAGGCCAGGACCGGTCGAACACATCGATGCCGATGAACGCCGACAGGCCGCCTTGCTCACGCCCACATTGGGGCCGATCATGAAAGAGGTGCGGTTGTTTCGCGCTGATGTGCGCAGTTCTTTTGAAAACGGAAACTACGAGGCGCTGGATCAGCAGGCGGGCGAGTTGGCGGAAGGCAAGCAGGTGTTCGATAACGGCTCGTGGAAGATTCATCAGTTTTACGTCGGCATTGGCGAGCGCTTTGGCCGTAGTGAAGATCAGTTTTTACATGATAAGCGACGCTTGGAGCGTTGGATGGAGCAGCGACCGGACTCCACCACCGCCAGGATCGCCTACGCCGATTTTCTCACTGAATATGCCTGGCATGCGCGAGGGTCGGGCTACGCCAGCACGGTCACGAACGAAGGTTGGCGCAAGTTTGGCAGCCGATTGCAGGAAGCCAATGAAGTGCTTTCGCCAATGTGGGACTCGGAAAACCTGGACCCCTACTGGGGCTCGGTGATGCTGCGCATCGCGCTGGGGCAGGGCTGGGACGCTGGCGACTACCGCAAGCTGATGAGCTACCTGCACGCTAGCTATCCGAAATATTGGGGCTACGATGTCAGCCGCGCCTATTCGCTCTTGCCGCGTTGGCATGGCGAGGAGGGCGACTGGGAGCGTTTTGCTAAGATTACGTCCGAGCGCCCTGATGGCCTCGGCAGCGAGGTGTACGCGCGGATTATCATTCGCATGGCCGGCTTCTATGGGAATATCTATCGTGAAACCGACGCGCAGTGGGCACCAACGAAAGAGGGCCTGGAAATTTTATTGGAGAAGTATCCGGACTCACTGACCATTCTCAACAGCGCCGCTCGTGTGGCGGTCTTGGGCAACGATCAGGAGATGGCAAAGGCTTTGTTTGAAAAAATCGAAGACAACTACGTGGATAGCTGTTGGAAAAACACGGAGCAGTTCGTTCATTATCGCACCTGGGCCCGCACGGGCAATTGGTAG
- a CDS encoding helix-turn-helix domain-containing protein has product MSQDHTPPDEFIAAMLRMPIEVREIDRRWHGPRTVIRDEVLMSNRLILIVDGSLNYTVEGKTKRMAAGNQLLVPNWVRRTWRTNRGCEIYFVDFVLKHLDASPLTLFWRTVDCLDLECAAMDRMRTARDEGAAQSRTLLQVEGELKGMLGRFWPTARALHDSVFANTQFAEALHPEIRRAVQWLSEHFARPDALAEFYATLVLSPDYFRRQFQLAYGENMQTRLNRIRLRHARFLVHESHLSAKEIAGECGFNDPLFFSRQYRKFWGKSPTEDRAKA; this is encoded by the coding sequence ATGAGCCAGGACCATACACCGCCAGATGAGTTCATTGCTGCAATGCTGCGCATGCCTATTGAAGTGCGCGAGATTGATCGCCGTTGGCATGGGCCACGCACCGTCATTCGCGACGAAGTGCTGATGTCGAACCGGTTGATCCTGATCGTCGACGGATCTCTGAACTACACGGTTGAAGGGAAGACCAAGCGCATGGCGGCAGGCAATCAACTGCTTGTGCCGAACTGGGTCCGCCGCACCTGGCGCACCAATCGTGGTTGTGAGATTTACTTCGTCGACTTTGTCTTGAAGCATCTGGACGCCAGCCCGCTGACTTTGTTTTGGCGCACGGTTGACTGCTTGGACTTGGAATGCGCGGCTATGGACCGAATGCGTACTGCGCGGGATGAAGGCGCGGCGCAATCGCGAACGCTGCTGCAAGTGGAGGGTGAGCTCAAGGGGATGCTTGGGCGTTTTTGGCCCACGGCTCGCGCGTTGCACGATTCGGTGTTTGCCAACACGCAGTTTGCCGAGGCGCTGCACCCGGAAATTCGCCGGGCGGTGCAATGGCTGAGCGAGCACTTTGCGCGGCCGGATGCGCTGGCGGAATTTTACGCAACACTCGTGCTGAGCCCGGACTATTTTCGCCGACAGTTCCAACTGGCTTATGGCGAGAATATGCAAACACGGCTCAACCGAATCCGGCTGCGGCATGCGCGTTTTCTGGTGCATGAAAGTCACTTGTCTGCGAAGGAAATTGCGGGGGAATGCGGGTTTAACGATCCGTTGTTTTTCTCGCGCCAGTATCGAAAATTCTGGGGCAAGTCGCCAACCGAGGATCGCGCTAAAGCATGA
- a CDS encoding polysaccharide deacetylase family protein, with product MKLPLALVTFCAAGSLLAGEKQLLNLSGIPSKERMNVPVEYVWPENAGEAAVCLWKDDKAAAISYTIDDNCAMNIDWWLNEAAQREMKLTWFVVTGGISNSNPAMNGEWSQWQAVYDAGHSVESHTVTHLGGASKPEWKGIEWEYEDSKEAIDANIAGNTVTALAYPGGGNSSKNDAEVAKEIYIAARGTRGTTNGARGLDYMSINAMSRPNIGDNPKASFSDCSLLIDPESKAYRGWGVFIYHYIKGDNMDKTREQMDFYYNNRDDFWCASFSDAAKYAQSRDTSTLEVVENGNNRIVLNLTDWMKDDLYTYPLTVKVRLPDGWNGFRAKQGEGEELTTQVIEHEGAKYGLVDIVPDGGQTVLIPG from the coding sequence ATGAAACTCCCCCTTGCCCTCGTAACGTTTTGTGCCGCTGGCTCGCTGCTGGCTGGCGAAAAGCAGCTCCTGAATTTGTCCGGTATTCCGTCGAAGGAGCGCATGAATGTGCCCGTCGAATATGTTTGGCCGGAGAATGCCGGCGAGGCGGCGGTGTGTCTTTGGAAGGACGACAAGGCGGCCGCGATCAGCTACACCATCGACGACAATTGCGCGATGAACATCGACTGGTGGCTCAATGAAGCCGCCCAGCGCGAGATGAAGCTGACGTGGTTTGTCGTCACCGGAGGCATCAGCAACAGCAACCCAGCGATGAACGGCGAGTGGTCGCAATGGCAGGCCGTTTACGATGCGGGGCATTCGGTGGAGTCGCATACCGTCACGCACCTCGGCGGCGCGAGCAAGCCCGAGTGGAAGGGCATCGAGTGGGAGTACGAAGATTCCAAGGAGGCCATCGACGCCAACATCGCGGGCAATACCGTGACCGCGCTCGCTTATCCCGGCGGTGGCAACTCTTCGAAAAACGATGCCGAAGTGGCGAAAGAAATTTACATCGCCGCACGCGGAACCCGTGGCACGACGAACGGCGCGCGCGGGCTGGATTACATGAGCATCAACGCGATGAGCCGGCCGAACATCGGGGATAACCCCAAGGCGTCTTTCAGCGATTGCTCGCTGCTGATCGATCCGGAGAGTAAGGCCTATCGCGGCTGGGGCGTGTTCATCTACCACTACATCAAGGGGGATAACATGGACAAGACGCGTGAGCAGATGGATTTCTATTACAACAATCGCGACGACTTTTGGTGCGCCTCGTTCTCCGATGCGGCCAAGTATGCGCAGTCGCGCGATACCTCGACACTCGAAGTCGTGGAGAATGGCAATAACCGCATCGTGCTGAACCTCACCGACTGGATGAAAGACGACCTCTACACCTACCCGCTTACGGTTAAGGTGCGCCTGCCGGACGGCTGGAATGGATTCCGCGCAAAGCAGGGTGAGGGCGAGGAGCTGACCACTCAGGTGATCGAGCATGAAGGCGCGAAATATGGCCTGGTAGACATCGTGCCCGATGGCGGCCAAACGGTGCTGATCCCCGGCTAG